Part of the Cervus elaphus chromosome 18, mCerEla1.1, whole genome shotgun sequence genome is shown below.
CTCAGGAGCCCCTGTGAGCAGGGGCAGTTGCACTCTTAGCTGCTTAGCACATGGCCACTTCTCTGGGAAGCAGCGATCATGACCTTGCCTGCCTTCTTACTGCTTGTGAGGCTTCCCATGGGATGATCTGGGCAGAAGAACCCACGTGGGAAGGCTCACGGgctgcagggggtcttccctgcccaccctccccgaTCCGGTCACTGCCGTGTGGGCGTGGGGAGGGGGCACGGCCGGAGGGGCAGTCACCACTGTCGCTGCTGACCTGAAGTTCACCGTTGGAGTGGTCGTCGCtgtgcaccacacacacacacatatgcatacacacagcatatacacaccacacacagacagacacacaccccaTCTGTGTCTCAGGCGTTCCAAGGACAGCAGTGCCTATGGAATGGCCTGACTTTGACTATAAATTGTACCTGCCTCAGATATTTCCAGAAAAGAGTCAGTTACATAGATAATGAGCTAAATGAATGCTCCCTTTTCCTCTTGGTTTTCCCTAGAAACGGAAAAGCTGCTCCAGCCTCACATGGGGATGAGGAAATATTCATGACTGGACAGTTCCAGAAAACCCTTGCAGAGCTGGACGAAGACCTGGAAGGTAAGCACCGCCCCTCCTGCCTGGAAATCTCCGCCGGAGCCAGGCACCCTGAGGGCGTCAGGGCTGCCGACGGCACCACGGGTAACCACGTGGGGAAGATGTGTGCAGAGGAGACATGCTGCGAGAGAGgaaggcctgggctgggggccaaGCACGCAGGGACCTCAGCTCCCAGAGGGGCCGTGCACCTGGGCGGCAGAACAGTGCCGAGGAGATGTCCCAGCAGGCGCATATGGCCTGCTCTGCATAATACTGACTCTGCACATCAAAAGTCTGCACACAGGAACCAAAAAAGAAGGTCTCAGCCCTCAGATGAATTAGGGAAACACTGGGTGCCACTCTGGCAAACAGGCCTCTGTATTAACCTCCCACCCCATGACCTGCTAACACGTGGTCTGACTTTCAAAGAGGAGCACGGCGCACAGCATCTCACCAGGGACCCCTGTTCCCGGGGGCGTCCCAGGGACTGCACTTCTGTGCATGTATCAGACAGAATAGTGCAAGGCCTGAGCAGGTACAAACCAGCTCAGTGAACAACCAGAAATCTTTCAAACAAAGGCACACAGACTAGAACGTAGATGTAGGCCTTGCCTGACAACCGAATAAAACAAGAAGGAGGCAGATTTCAGAGCTGACCCAGCCTTTTGTCTGACTCACTTGTCCATTTTCTGTCCTCAGATGGGGTTCTGTTCTCAGTTCTGTCCTCAGATGGGGTTGACAGAGCTAAGAAACCTTTATCAACCTTGGCCTGTCCCTCAGACCCTGCCTGCAGGCCCGCTGTGTCCTTTAGGGCTAATTCATGGGGGCTCAAGGCATTgtcacctgcctcttgggaagcAGAACAAGAGCACCTTGAGCCATAGATTCTGTGGTGCTCCTTGTGAACCAAAtcaagaggaaagtaaaaatccCAATCCACCTTCCCACCCTGCTCTGAGGTGGTGTTACTGAGGGCTCGGACTTCAGCATCAATTTGTAAGTAAAGACGCCGGCAAAATGTGGTACCGCAGGGCCTGCCCTCAAGGCATCATGAATCTGCAGACAGGTCCTTGACTGGGTCCTGTGCGCTGAGACTGGCTCTGGGCATGTGTAGACGACACCCAAATGACACTAAATAACTTTCACCCAAGGACCCTCGGAGATGAAAATCAGGGTGGGATTTCACTGGTTAAGGGGCATCAGAACCATCCAAGTGGGCTCTGCCTGTGACCTGAGTTGtgcttctttgcagaaatggaaGAAAGCTACGAAGCTGACACAAGCTCGCTCAGCAACTCTGTACACGGCATGTCCACCCCCCATGGTGACTCTGAGGCAATCCCGGTGACGTTCATAGGGGAAGTTCTCGATGACCCCGTGGACTCAGGCATGTTTTCCAATAGAAACAACAATGCTGGCTCCTTCGACTTGGGGAGCACGGCCGACAGTAAGGCTCAGCCACCACCCTGCCAGGCCGAGTGCCCCCAGCAGCACAGGCAGAGGTGGGCAGCAGGGCCCAGCTCACCACCTCCTTCCCAGGAGCCTGAGAGAGAAGGCTCAGCCTTGACCAACACCTGGAAGGAGGTGGATCCCAGTAAGATGGAGCCCAAGGCGAGTTCTGCTTCAGCGCTTCACACTCACCACTTGAAtgggaaggaggaaggcagggcGCCTGGCCCTGCTCACAGCGGGAGGACCCCAGCCCCCGGGAGGGTGATCCCGCAGctggggaaggaaaaggcaaGTGATGGTAAAAGTAATATCTCAACACTACCGCCATGGCATCAACGAGGCCAACTCCCAGCGGGGAGTTATGGCCTTAGATATGGACTCACAACTTATAAAATTGTCCCTCCAAAGTCAGAGATGAAATGCTACGACCGGGGGGCATCCCTCTCCATGGGTGCCATTAAGATTGATGAACTGGGGAACCTGGTGAGCCCCCACGCGCATGCCGGCAGGACTGTAGTTCCCTCATCACCCACTCTGGAGGCAGAAACCCCACCCATTGGAAAAGTCAAAGAATTCTGGAGATCCAATTCTATAGAGAAGCACTCTGGCCGGCCCACGGAGGGGCCCAggaggacccccacccccaccacccccacgaATCCGCAACCTCAGGAAAGCAGACTGAGAGGCGAGCCCACCTCCCCAGACCCCCAGGTAACATTGCCCGGGCCCCAGTCCCCCCACTCAGAAGACGGGAGagctctgggggaggggagaagccgGCCACCCCCGGCAGCCGCTCGTCCCCTCCAAGTGCCAGCAGCTAGCACCGCGGAAGTCCCGTTTCTCAAACCTCAGAGGAGAACGTCCAGTCAGTACATGGCCTCTGCTATTGCCAAGCGGATAGGGGCCCCGAAAGCCCACAGTGACATGGGGAGGGGACAGAATAACCCCCAGAGGACATGTGAAGGCGCAGCACCAGAGCCGGCTGTAGCGCCTCCTGTGGTGAAGGATGGTACCACCCCCGGCCCAAACCCAGGCACGGGTGTTCGCGGTGAGGGGCAGGAATCTACCGCAGGACCCCCTCCTGGATGGCAGGTCAGCAGCCCTTACGGGAAGCTGTCTGCTCAAGACTACCCTCCTGGCATCCACGGAAATCCCCGGGGGTCACTAGTCAGAGCTGCCCAAAGGGACCAGGCTGCTGTGGGGCAGAGCTGTGGTCTCAGTGGGGAGCGGAGCACAAGGACCCACAGGACCGACTCCACATCCGACCCCCAGGGCAAGTCTGACGGCTTGAGCCCCTCACAGCCTCGCTCAGGAGGTGATCAGACTTCCGGCAGTACCCTGGTGAACGGCTCCCGGTGGGCCCCCACCCACAGCGagcctccttgctctccaagagTGTCAGATACAAACGGCCGGGCTGGACAGGAGCCCCCACCACGGGAGGAAAAGCCCAGTTTGTTAAGCACAGGTGTACTTGAAGCTGATGGTACTCTGCCAGCCAGCATCTTCGGGCCAAAGAAGAAATTCAGGCCTGTGGTCCAGAGGCCAGCTCCGAAAGACACATCCCTGCACAGCGCCTTGATGGAGGCCATCCACTCGGCGGGAGGCAAGGACAGGCTCCGCAAGGTGAAGTTATTGGTGGGCTTCTGCCTCAGAGACGCCtctcccccacacccacccagACACAGACCTTAGGTGACATCAGAGGAGGAGGACCAGGCTAGGGATGCGGGTGACTGCATGGGCTTAATTTTACCTGGATTGCTGTCTCCCTGCCTGTGGAGTTGTTTGAATAGAACCACTAAGGAGACAAAACTGATGACTTTGGTTTGCCCACACTGCCTTTAAGGCTCTTGACTGCCCTGGGGAGAGGTGCCAGCAATCCATAGTTCTTGTGTGGGCAtgggggagtggagggagggggaggaatcATCCATAACTGGTCTTTGAGCCTGGAGGGGGAGATGGAGAGTCAGGCTGAGGCCCTGCCCCCCATCACCCTGCATTTTCAGCAGTGGTGGGCTGAAGCCTTGAGGAAATTTTTATGACACCTGCCCTCCATGTAGGAATTTATCACCTTGCAAATGTTATTTAACAGCTACCCTGACACTGAGGATTAGAAACTGTTTCCTTCACTTTGCCactgaggaaagagggagatgaCATTTGGGGAGGGTGATCACCCCGTGCCTCCCCAAATACATAGCTTttgatttctgtattttgttgctgttgtttagtcactcaatcatgtctgactgtgagcccatggactgtagtccaccaggctcctctgtccatgggatttcccaggcaagagtactggagtgggtattcccttctccaggggatcttccccacccagggatcaaacctgcatctcctgcattgccaggcaggttctagctgagccaccagggaagccccttaattttTGTATAGTGTAAGGTCAATCCAGACCTGCACCTTGATAATTCTACCTTCTAACAGACAGGGATGATAAAACTGACCCTGTAGGCCTGACCTGGTAACTATGGGCTTTCTTGTGTACTGCCTTGTAGTCATCATTTCCCCATCACCTAAGTGACAGGAGTTGACGTCATTAATAAATGTTCTAGACTCCAGAACCCAGCTCAAAGGGAGGGCCAAAGAAACCGTCCTACACGGAGGCAGACTGTGAGCGTTCAGCCCTCCTGGCGGCCATACGCGGCCACAGCGGGACCTGCAGCCTGAGGAAGGTGAGAGGGGGCCCCCCACACCCACCCGCAGTGACCCCCAGAGAACTGCAAAAGCCAGGGCGACCCTCCGATTCCCTAAGCAATGCTAAGTCATCACTGGAGTTGCCAGCCCGGCCGCGGGAGAGGCCCTGAGGCCAGCCTCTCCTGAACACCAGTTTTTCCTGCGCACCAGGGCCCTCACTTCCCACATTCCCAGGACACTGAGCGTGGCTTCAGGGCTGGGTCAGCCAGCAGCAGAGGCGTGAGCCACTCAGCTCCAGGATGGAGTTGCTCCCTGCTGGGGCTGGTCTGATACAGTCACAGGACCACCAGGACTGGAGCTCGGGGACAGGGTCATGCACCTTCTGCAGCCAGAATCCGAGGAAAACCCGGGTGGGCACCTTCTGCTCCGTGTTTGGAGGAGGGGTCCTTCCCACCGATGGGCTGTTGCTGCGTGCGGCCTCGGGGTCTGTCCAGGCAGGCCCGGGTgaggcaggagggcaggggtCTCAGTAGGCAGCCCTGCTCCCTGCCAGCAGTAAGTGGCCTGATGGAGAGCCCCAGGATGGGGAGCAGACACGGCCCCTGGGTTTTTTCAGGGTCTGAAAAGCACTGCCTCTCGGAAAGGACGTTTGGGACCCTGTCATTTCACTGTCTCGTTGCTAGGTCACGTCCTCTGCCTCTGAGGAGCTCCAGAGCCTCCGCGATGCCGCGCTGTCTGCACAGGGGCCGGACTCCTCGCGGGTGGAAGACcttggggtccagccccagctgcccccgcccccacccgctCCGGCTGCCCAGGCGCCCACCTCATCCTGGTCAGCATCGAGGTCTAGCGCGGGGCCGGTCAGCAACCCGGTGGACGCCAGACAGGCCTTGATGGATGCCATCCGCTCCGGCACCGGAGCCGCGAGGCTGAGAAAGGTGAGGGTGTGAGACGGCGCGTGCGCGCTCCCGCGGGCTGCAGGGAGGCCCAGGTCACCCCAAACCCCTCCGCCCCCACCCGCCTTCTGTCCATCTGGGATGCATCCTGCAGGGCCCTAGGTCAGGTCGGGGCCCAGGCGACAGCATTCGTTTGGAAAATTACTGTTTTTGCAGTCCCTTGGGTGGAGCACACGTTTCTGGTTTTTCTGCAGTTTCTGCTCTATCCTGCCTTCTGCTTGGTCTGTACATATCACCTACCTGGTCCCTGAAAGTAGTGGATTTTCTGGGGTCCAAAGTAGGGTTCCCAAATTTTAAGGACTTTGATTAGGTAGGTTTTGAGATCTGCTTTAACTCCAAAATGATTGTGTGATTGGACTGATATTCTTTCCCTGCCCATTTCTAGTGAGAGGGGAGTTAGGCTAATCATAGGGAGGTGGTGACAGATATTACTTTCTGAGAGATCATTTCCAGATCCTAAGCTTAAGTCCTCGCATGTCCCTGAAGAGGTCAGTACTatgattattctcattttacgTAAAAAGTGAATGAGGCTCAGAAAACCTGAGTAACTTGGCCTTGGTCACATAGGGCTGGACCTGGTGGGCACAGACGGCCCTCAGAATGAAGGGGAGCAGCTGGCCCATGAGAGGGGTGAGCCACTTCCACGGAGGGGGCAGGCACTGCTGAAAAATTTCCCACCAGGAGCCTAGGGCGGcaaggagggcaggggaggcGGTCCTCAGTGCAGCCAGGGATGCTGTGTCAGCCTGGGCTGGAGTGGCCCTAGCACAGTGACCGGGAGCCTCCCTGGGGCCCGGTCACATCTCTCGGGTCGGCCCCAGAGCGTGTCCCCGGTGCTGGAGAGGTGTCCCCTGCTGTGCTCCATGGCCCTAACAGGGACCCAAGACATCAGCTAGGGAGAGTGCCACGGGCACCCCATTTACTGAGAGCTCAGCCCTGCCTCAGGATGCTGGAAAAAGAAACTGCACTTAACCCCGTGGCCTCAGATGTCAGCCTGTCCtctggatgtgggggtggggggaggcaggggtgggggcagttaAAATTATGGAGggctttgagtttgttttttacttgtttccatttctctataatttatatattgatGAGCTTAGTGCTTGATTACATGAACTGAGGGGAAAGTGAAGACGTTGGGGTAAAAGGCTAAATCAGGGTCGTAACAGTTAGACCTTGTGGACGCTGATGAAGACAGCTCTGTAATTCAAACCTTAGGTAACCTCTCTCTTCCATCCATGTGTCAACATCAAATTGAAAGTAAAGGCCAGTCATGGGTCAGAATAGCCaacatcaaaaagtccacaaaaaacaaatcctggagagggcgtggagaaaagggaaccctcttaccca
Proteins encoded:
- the COBL gene encoding protein cordon-bleu isoform X2 codes for the protein MDASRASAAKPPTGRKMKARAPPPPGKPATPNLHSGQRSPRRASPGPPQNQLSRKHSLDGGVVAMTVVLPSGLEKRSVVNGSHAMMDLLVELCLQNHLNPSNHALEIRSSETQQPLNFKPNTLVGTLNVHTVFLKEKVPEAKVKPVPPKVPEKTVRLVVNYLRTQKAVVRVSPDVPLQSLLPVICAKCEVSPEHVVLLRDSVAGEELELSKCLSELGIQELYAWDNKRVLLTKTKSEPSLSCRETFRKSSLSNDETDKEKKKFLGFFKVNKRSNSKAEQFGQPGVDSREDASTSTLGRSSNGCLTTPNSPCVNPRSVILGPSLSLGNISGVSVKSDLKKRRAPPPPTLPRTGPPVQDKTSEKMSLGSQMDLQKKKRRAPAPPPPQPPPPSPLVPPRTEGREEGRKGRTGVGRQVPQKPPRGAARGPPQLVLPPPPPYPPPDADAAEPPLGAPAEGAAPGEGGAPGEGAAPEASRPRPAPALSLSTGPGDPCSMDGAPPVPPEAEETVSVGSCFASEDTTEDSGVMSSPSDIVSLDSQHDSTKSKDKWGTDQEDCSDQELAGTPEPGPPKSPVWGRSSSEKRRLRNGKAAPASHGDEEIFMTGQFQKTLAELDEDLEEMEESYEADTSSLSNSVHGMSTPHGDSEAIPVTFIGEVLDDPVDSGMFSNRNNNAGSFDLGSTADSKAQPPPCQAECPQQHRQRWAAGPSSPPPSQEPEREGSALTNTWKEVDPSKMEPKASSASALHTHHLNGKEEGRAPGPAHSGRTPAPGRVIPQLGKEKASDGKSNISTLPPWHQRGQLPAGSYGLRYGLTTYKIVPPKSEMKCYDRGASLSMGAIKIDELGNLVSPHAHAGRTVVPSSPTLEAETPPIGKVKEFWRSNSIEKHSGRPTEGPRRTPTPTTPTNPQPQESRLRGEPTSPDPQVTLPGPQSPHSEDGRALGEGRSRPPPAAARPLQVPAASTAEVPFLKPQRRTSSQYMASAIAKRIGAPKAHSDMGRGQNNPQRTCEGAAPEPAVAPPVVKDGTTPGPNPGTGVRGEGQESTAGPPPGWQVSSPYGKLSAQDYPPGIHGNPRGSLVRAAQRDQAAVGQSCGLSGERSTRTHRTDSTSDPQGKSDGLSPSQPRSGGDQTSGSTLVNGSRWAPTHSEPPCSPRVSDTNGRAGQEPPPREEKPSLLSTGVLEADGTLPASIFGPKKKFRPVVQRPAPKDTSLHSALMEAIHSAGGKDRLRKTPEPSSKGGPKKPSYTEADCERSALLAAIRGHSGTCSLRKVTSSASEELQSLRDAALSAQGPDSSRVEDLGVQPQLPPPPPAPAAQAPTSSWSASRSSAGPVSNPVDARQALMDAIRSGTGAARLRKVPLLV
- the COBL gene encoding protein cordon-bleu isoform X3, with product MLFSAASWCGLRAESALMSRRKMKARAPPPPGKPATPNLHSGQRSPRRASPGPPQNQLSRKHSLDGGVVAMTVVLPSGLEKRSVVNGSHAMMDLLVELCLQNHLNPSNHALEIRSSETQQPLNFKPNTLVGTLNVHTVFLKEKVPEAKVKPVPPKVPEKTVRLVVNYLRTQKAVVRVSPDVPLQSLLPVICAKCEVSPEHVVLLRDSVAGEELELSKCLSELGIQELYAWDNKRETFRKSSLSNDETDKEKKKFLGFFKVNKRSNSKAEQFGQPGVDSREDASTSTLGRSSNGCLTTPNSPCVNPRSVILGPSLSLGNISGVSVKSDLKKRRAPPPPTLPRTGPPVQDKTSEKMSLGSQMDLQKKKRRAPAPPPPQPPPPSPLVPPRTEGREEGRKGRTGVGRQVPQKPPRGAARGPPQLVLPPPPPYPPPDADAAEPPLGAPAEGAAPGEGGAPGEGAAPEASRPRPAPALSLSTGPGDPCSMDGAPPVPPEAEETVSVGSCFASEDTTEDSGVMSSPSDIVSLDSQHDSTKSKDKWGTDQEDCSDQELAGTPEPGPPKSPVWGRSSSEKRRLRNGKAAPASHGDEEIFMTGQFQKTLAELDEDLEEMEESYEADTSSLSNSVHGMSTPHGDSEAIPVTFIGEVLDDPVDSGMFSNRNNNAGSFDLGSTADSKAQPPPCQAECPQQHRQRWAAGPSSPPPSQEPEREGSALTNTWKEVDPSKMEPKASSASALHTHHLNGKEEGRAPGPAHSGRTPAPGRVIPQLGKEKASDGKSNISTLPPWHQRGQLPAGSYGLRYGLTTYKIVPPKSEMKCYDRGASLSMGAIKIDELGNLVSPHAHAGRTVVPSSPTLEAETPPIGKVKEFWRSNSIEKHSGRPTEGPRRTPTPTTPTNPQPQESRLRGEPTSPDPQVTLPGPQSPHSEDGRALGEGRSRPPPAAARPLQVPAASTAEVPFLKPQRRTSSQYMASAIAKRIGAPKAHSDMGRGQNNPQRTCEGAAPEPAVAPPVVKDGTTPGPNPGTGVRGEGQESTAGPPPGWQVSSPYGKLSAQDYPPGIHGNPRGSLVRAAQRDQAAVGQSCGLSGERSTRTHRTDSTSDPQGKSDGLSPSQPRSGGDQTSGSTLVNGSRWAPTHSEPPCSPRVSDTNGRAGQEPPPREEKPSLLSTGVLEADGTLPASIFGPKKKFRPVVQRPAPKDTSLHSALMEAIHSAGGKDRLRKTPEPSSKGGPKKPSYTEADCERSALLAAIRGHSGTCSLRKVTSSASEELQSLRDAALSAQGPDSSRVEDLGVQPQLPPPPPAPAAQAPTSSWSASRSSAGPVSNPVDARQALMDAIRSGTGAARLRKVPLLV
- the COBL gene encoding protein cordon-bleu isoform X1; protein product: MLFSAASWCGLRAESALMSRRKMKARAPPPPGKPATPNLHSGQRSPRRASPGPPQNQLSRKHSLDGGVVAMTVVLPSGLEKRSVVNGSHAMMDLLVELCLQNHLNPSNHALEIRSSETQQPLNFKPNTLVGTLNVHTVFLKEKVPEAKVKPVPPKVPEKTVRLVVNYLRTQKAVVRVSPDVPLQSLLPVICAKCEVSPEHVVLLRDSVAGEELELSKCLSELGIQELYAWDNKRVLLTKTKSEPSLSCRETFRKSSLSNDETDKEKKKFLGFFKVNKRSNSKAEQFGQPGVDSREDASTSTLGRSSNGCLTTPNSPCVNPRSVILGPSLSLGNISGVSVKSDLKKRRAPPPPTLPRTGPPVQDKTSEKMSLGSQMDLQKKKRRAPAPPPPQPPPPSPLVPPRTEGREEGRKGRTGVGRQVPQKPPRGAARGPPQLVLPPPPPYPPPDADAAEPPLGAPAEGAAPGEGGAPGEGAAPEASRPRPAPALSLSTGPGDPCSMDGAPPVPPEAEETVSVGSCFASEDTTEDSGVMSSPSDIVSLDSQHDSTKSKDKWGTDQEDCSDQELAGTPEPGPPKSPVWGRSSSEKRRLRNGKAAPASHGDEEIFMTGQFQKTLAELDEDLEEMEESYEADTSSLSNSVHGMSTPHGDSEAIPVTFIGEVLDDPVDSGMFSNRNNNAGSFDLGSTADSKAQPPPCQAECPQQHRQRWAAGPSSPPPSQEPEREGSALTNTWKEVDPSKMEPKASSASALHTHHLNGKEEGRAPGPAHSGRTPAPGRVIPQLGKEKASDGKSNISTLPPWHQRGQLPAGSYGLRYGLTTYKIVPPKSEMKCYDRGASLSMGAIKIDELGNLVSPHAHAGRTVVPSSPTLEAETPPIGKVKEFWRSNSIEKHSGRPTEGPRRTPTPTTPTNPQPQESRLRGEPTSPDPQVTLPGPQSPHSEDGRALGEGRSRPPPAAARPLQVPAASTAEVPFLKPQRRTSSQYMASAIAKRIGAPKAHSDMGRGQNNPQRTCEGAAPEPAVAPPVVKDGTTPGPNPGTGVRGEGQESTAGPPPGWQVSSPYGKLSAQDYPPGIHGNPRGSLVRAAQRDQAAVGQSCGLSGERSTRTHRTDSTSDPQGKSDGLSPSQPRSGGDQTSGSTLVNGSRWAPTHSEPPCSPRVSDTNGRAGQEPPPREEKPSLLSTGVLEADGTLPASIFGPKKKFRPVVQRPAPKDTSLHSALMEAIHSAGGKDRLRKTPEPSSKGGPKKPSYTEADCERSALLAAIRGHSGTCSLRKVTSSASEELQSLRDAALSAQGPDSSRVEDLGVQPQLPPPPPAPAAQAPTSSWSASRSSAGPVSNPVDARQALMDAIRSGTGAARLRKVPLLV
- the COBL gene encoding protein cordon-bleu isoform X4 — encoded protein: MKARAPPPPGKPATPNLHSGQRSPRRASPGPPQNQLSRKHSLDGGVVAMTVVLPSGLEKRSVVNGSHAMMDLLVELCLQNHLNPSNHALEIRSSETQQPLNFKPNTLVGTLNVHTVFLKEKVPEAKVKPVPPKVPEKTVRLVVNYLRTQKAVVRVSPDVPLQSLLPVICAKCEVSPEHVVLLRDSVAGEELELSKCLSELGIQELYAWDNKRVLLTKTKSEPSLSCRETFRKSSLSNDETDKEKKKFLGFFKVNKRSNSKAEQFGQPGVDSREDASTSTLGRSSNGCLTTPNSPCVNPRSVILGPSLSLGNISGVSVKSDLKKRRAPPPPTLPRTGPPVQDKTSEKMSLGSQMDLQKKKRRAPAPPPPQPPPPSPLVPPRTEGREEGRKGRTGVGRQVPQKPPRGAARGPPQLVLPPPPPYPPPDADAAEPPLGAPAEGAAPGEGGAPGEGAAPEASRPRPAPALSLSTGPGDPCSMDGAPPVPPEAEETVSVGSCFASEDTTEDSGVMSSPSDIVSLDSQHDSTKSKDKWGTDQEDCSDQELAGTPEPGPPKSPVWGRSSSEKRRLRNGKAAPASHGDEEIFMTGQFQKTLAELDEDLEEMEESYEADTSSLSNSVHGMSTPHGDSEAIPVTFIGEVLDDPVDSGMFSNRNNNAGSFDLGSTADSKAQPPPCQAECPQQHRQRWAAGPSSPPPSQEPEREGSALTNTWKEVDPSKMEPKASSASALHTHHLNGKEEGRAPGPAHSGRTPAPGRVIPQLGKEKASDGKSNISTLPPWHQRGQLPAGSYGLRYGLTTYKIVPPKSEMKCYDRGASLSMGAIKIDELGNLVSPHAHAGRTVVPSSPTLEAETPPIGKVKEFWRSNSIEKHSGRPTEGPRRTPTPTTPTNPQPQESRLRGEPTSPDPQVTLPGPQSPHSEDGRALGEGRSRPPPAAARPLQVPAASTAEVPFLKPQRRTSSQYMASAIAKRIGAPKAHSDMGRGQNNPQRTCEGAAPEPAVAPPVVKDGTTPGPNPGTGVRGEGQESTAGPPPGWQVSSPYGKLSAQDYPPGIHGNPRGSLVRAAQRDQAAVGQSCGLSGERSTRTHRTDSTSDPQGKSDGLSPSQPRSGGDQTSGSTLVNGSRWAPTHSEPPCSPRVSDTNGRAGQEPPPREEKPSLLSTGVLEADGTLPASIFGPKKKFRPVVQRPAPKDTSLHSALMEAIHSAGGKDRLRKTPEPSSKGGPKKPSYTEADCERSALLAAIRGHSGTCSLRKVTSSASEELQSLRDAALSAQGPDSSRVEDLGVQPQLPPPPPAPAAQAPTSSWSASRSSAGPVSNPVDARQALMDAIRSGTGAARLRKVPLLV